A single genomic interval of Dysidea avara chromosome 6, odDysAvar1.4, whole genome shotgun sequence harbors:
- the LOC136258528 gene encoding BRISC and BRCA1-A complex member 1-like translates to MEEVASSSHGVYSPTSQYQFDYSDCHVNCKEKIILCIDISAETEQTFLKTKDNTPHTLLFLWKNALELFVWNKSLINPKHEFAIVLLEDKVAVWLMDFSSDARMICDTISSLKALTATADLFNISTLFQIISEKAPPLPASSSPVLPPDYIIRCVLLYGRSSSIPVYKGDAQYRTQLISSPYFFLDIIYSHESPQLMSNNCETIFSILAELQPHTRSLVLDVWHNATRVFDHMARLLSHPLQRPLTADEDHGLLSSSDNQTTGNNDNTDIDH, encoded by the exons ATGGAGGAGGTGGCCTCAAGTAGCCACG GTGTCTATAGCCCAACCAGCCAGTACCAGTTTGACTACTCTGATTGTCATGTCAACTGCAAGGAAAAAATA ATCCTTTGCATTGACATATCTGCTGAAACAGAACAAACATTCTTGAAGACTAAGGACAA TACACCTCACACACTGCTGTTCCTATGGAAGAATGCTCTGGAGTTGTTTGTGTGGAACAAGTCACTAATAAATCCTAAGcatgagtttgctattgttcTTCTTGAAGACAAAGTGGCTGTCTGG TTGATGGATTTCTCCAGTGATGCTCGTATGATCTGTGATACCATCTCTTCTTTAAAAGCTCTCACTGCAACTGCTGATTTGTTCA ACATCTCCACCTTATTCCAGATCAT ATCAGAAAAAGCCCCACCCCTTCCAGCAAGTTCCTCCCCTGTACTCCCACCAGACTACATCATCAGATGTGTCTTACTGTATGGCAGGTCCAGCTCCATACCAGTATACAAAGGAGATGCCCAG TATAGGACACAGTTAATATCGTCACCATATTTCTTCCTGGATATCATCTACAGTCATGAGTCACCTCAACTGATGTCTAACAACTGTGAA ACCATCTTCAGTATCCTAGCTGAACTACAGCCTCACACACGGTCATTGGTGTTGGACGTGTGGCATAATGCTACTCGTGTGTTTGACCATATGGCACGCCTTCTGTCACATCCTCTACAACGACCTCTCACCGCCGATGAAGATCATGGTCTGCTGTCATCCAGTGATAATCAGACCACAGGAAATAATGACAATACTGACATTGACCACTAA
- the LOC136257187 gene encoding coiled-coil domain-containing protein 28A-like: MDSSPPEILIDEATPRVYSKRRKNERAKTYSPPSSPAETTPRHISSRQQNVPSNVSSLAISVEEAERSLSELIDDFEHGKLQAFGSPLVVQRMQDIRMRQENLTKRHFELDRIRVNRKNSSKKLEPYSGLGELTQELEHLTKEIQNLHNETQHSAPSSRGRSISPINNNTTSTPHPTATTVSKPLHELFLTPAAVVPEHHWSSSKNDSQSSLNTSRDEADVDYPPVSSDQNKSRNVSHTSSCSSGVQQETIV; this comes from the exons ATGGATTCAAGTCCTCCTGAAATTTTGATTGACGAGGCGACTCCGCGGGTTTACTCTAAGCGTAGAAAAAACGAAAGAGCGAAGACTTATTCGCCGCCTTCTTCTCCAGCGGAAACAACCCCAAGACATATCTCTTCCAGACAACAAAATGTTCCCTCAAATGTTTCATCTTTAGCCATTTCAGTCGAAGAAGCAGAGCGTTCTTTAAGCGAATTAATTGATGATTTTGAACATGGAAAACTTCAAGCTTTTG GTAGCCCGCTGGTTGTTCAGCGTATGCAAGACATCAGGATGAGACAGGAAAACCTCACTAAGAGACACTTTGAGCTAGACAGGATTCGTGTAAACAGGAAAAA TTCATCCAAGAAATTGGAGCCTTATTCCGGCCTTGGAGAGCTGACACAAGAG TTGGAGCATTTGACAAAGGAAAT TCAAAATCTTCACAACGAGACTCAACACAGTGCTCCATCATCAAGAGGACGTAGTATATCCCCCATTAACAACAACACGACCAGTACCCCACATCCCACAGCTACTACTGTTAGTAAACCACTTCATGAATTGTTCCTCACTCCTGCTGCAGTAGTACCCGAGCATCACTGGAGTAGTAGTAAAAATGATTCTCAGTCGTCTCTCAACACCAGCAGAGATGAGGCTGATGTTGATTACCCACCCGTGTCGTCTGATCAAAATAAGTCAAGAAATGTTAGCCACACCTCCAGTTGTAGTTCAGGTGTCCAACAGGAAACAATAGTATAG
- the LOC136257189 gene encoding large ribosomal subunit protein eL24-like, producing the protein MVKTELCQFSGYRIAPGHGKRFVRIDGKVLTFLNGKTEASYKMKRNPRNTSWTVLYRRKHKKGTTEESVKRRTRRTVKFDRGIQGATLEQILQKRNQTQDVRKAQREQLIRAAKDKNKQKEASKKALKQKAVPQKAKVAQKMKAQAPRVGGKR; encoded by the exons ATGGTGAA GACGGAATTGTGCCAATTTAGTGGCTATCGTATAGCGCCAGGACATGGCAAAAGATTTGTCAGAATAGATGGCAAA GTATTAACCTTCCTAAATGGCAAAACGGAAGCGTCGTATAAGATGAAAAGAAACCCAAGAAATACTAGTTGGACTGTATTGTACAG ACGGAAGCACAAGAAAGGTACTACCGAAGAAAGTGTCAAGAGGAGAACCCGACGCACTGTCAAATTTGATAGGGGCATCCAGGGAGCAACGTTGGAGCAAATTTTACAGAAACGTAACCAGACACAGGATGTCAGAAAGGCACAAAGAGAACAATTGATAAG GGCAGCTAAAGACAAGAATAAGCAAAAGGAAGCCAGCAAAAAGGCATTGAAACAAAAG GCTGTACCACAGAAAGCTAAGGTTGCACAAAAGATGAAAGCCCAGGCACCACGTGTCGGTGGAAAACGCTGA